The Geodermatophilaceae bacterium NBWT11 genome has a segment encoding these proteins:
- a CDS encoding TetR family transcriptional regulator: protein MALGVTTEGDRSHRPVRHHRSVTTGERGGRPAATSAHELAGVAQDLFLSRGYERTSIDDVAAAAGIGRRTFFRYFATKADVLFLESPADVARLRAALDAAPADEPVAAAVRRGVVAALAVAPGDEVWARQRAQLILEVPALRAYAHTTFDAWRAAAADFTARRLGLPADDVVPVAVGHAALAASLAAHEHWIAHPDSDLGEVLTRAAELLVPDL from the coding sequence ATGGCACTGGGTGTCACAACGGAAGGGGATCGTTCCCACCGACCGGTGCGGCACCATCGGAGCGTGACCACGGGGGAACGCGGCGGACGGCCGGCGGCCACGTCGGCGCACGAGCTGGCCGGGGTCGCGCAGGACCTCTTCCTCTCCCGCGGGTACGAACGGACCAGCATCGACGACGTCGCTGCGGCCGCGGGCATCGGCCGACGGACCTTCTTCCGGTACTTCGCCACGAAGGCCGACGTGCTCTTCCTGGAGTCCCCGGCCGACGTCGCCCGGCTGCGTGCGGCCCTGGATGCCGCGCCGGCCGACGAGCCGGTCGCTGCCGCGGTGCGCCGCGGGGTGGTCGCCGCCCTCGCCGTGGCGCCGGGGGACGAGGTCTGGGCCCGCCAGCGGGCGCAGCTCATCCTCGAGGTCCCGGCGTTGCGGGCGTACGCGCACACCACCTTCGACGCCTGGCGGGCTGCTGCGGCGGACTTCACCGCCCGGCGGCTCGGACTGCCCGCGGACGACGTGGTGCCGGTGGCCGTCGGCCACGCCGCGCTGGCCGCGTCACTGGCCGCGCACGAGCACTGGATCGCCCACCCCGACAGCGACCTCGGCGAGGTGCTGACCCGGGCTGCGGAACTGCTGGTCCCCGACCTCTGA